From the Cerasicoccus sp. TK19100 genome, the window GCAGCAGGGCTACGTTGCCAGTGCGGGCCAGTTCCAGGATGCCAAACGGCGTGATCAGCTCCAGGAACGCGCGGATCTTGTTCTCGTTGCCAGTGCACTCGATGATGATCGCCACCGGGGTGACGTCGATGACCTTGGCGCGGAAAATGTCGCACACTTCGATGATCTCGGAGCGCGTCTCGCGGTCGGCCTTGACCTTGAGCATGACAAGCTCACGCGCGACAAATGCGTTGCGGTGGCCGAAATGCGTGATGTCGATGACATTGATCAAGCGGTCGAGCTGCTTGATCGCCATGTCCAACGCATGTTCCTCGGCCCGCAGGGTGATCGTAATACGAGAATATTTCGGGTCGTGCGTCGGGCCGACATTGAGGGTATCAATGTTAAACCCGCGGCCGCTGAACATGCCAGCAACCCGCGCAAGAACTCCGAATTTATTTTCGACTAGTGCTGAGATCGTGTGTCGCATGGGAGGAAAAGCTGG encodes:
- the ilvN gene encoding acetolactate synthase small subunit; this encodes MRHTISALVENKFGVLARVAGMFSGRGFNIDTLNVGPTHDPKYSRITITLRAEEHALDMAIKQLDRLINVIDITHFGHRNAFVARELVMLKVKADRETRSEIIEVCDIFRAKVIDVTPVAIIIECTGNENKIRAFLELITPFGILELARTGNVALLRGHDGEETDED